A window of the Oscillospiraceae bacterium NTUH-002-81 genome harbors these coding sequences:
- a CDS encoding DMT family transporter: protein MMECNEAEESGKTVICTDAATGGNHVGENAGAKGKIGRADDDMWENRERCFYSSPRNFFLLVLLVYFCWAMGVPLTKLGYTAYAIGEGDIPQMLTYAGIRLFFAGLLALGFCRYRGVRLLPASGKEAGQILKLGLIMSVLQYIFLYIGTALSPGVVASILSSSGAFLGMLFSSLVFKEDRMTVRKGLGCALGVVAVIILNVNDLGTGMQVSLIGGLLVIASQGAGTLGGVYLKYISPGKNAIWLGAAQTLTGGGILIFIGLLGGGSLHAADLVQALAPTVAVIFTSCLALILSNQLYKYNNISKVVVFSLLLPIFGTVLSALMLGESLASATLLVSLLINCAGVALVTMEGSVG from the coding sequence ATGATGGAGTGCAATGAAGCAGAGGAAAGCGGAAAGACGGTGATCTGCACAGATGCGGCAACCGGCGGCAACCATGTGGGAGAAAATGCCGGGGCAAAGGGAAAGATTGGCAGGGCAGATGATGATATGTGGGAAAACCGGGAACGGTGTTTTTATTCGTCTCCGCGGAATTTCTTCCTTCTGGTGCTGCTGGTGTATTTTTGCTGGGCGATGGGCGTTCCGCTGACAAAGCTGGGTTATACGGCATATGCCATTGGAGAAGGGGATATTCCCCAGATGCTGACCTATGCAGGTATCCGCCTGTTCTTTGCCGGACTGTTGGCACTGGGATTCTGCCGGTACCGCGGTGTGCGGTTGCTGCCGGCTTCCGGAAAAGAAGCCGGACAGATCCTGAAGCTGGGGCTGATCATGTCTGTGTTGCAGTACATCTTTCTGTATATCGGAACAGCGCTGTCGCCGGGGGTGGTGGCTTCCATTTTAAGCAGCTCCGGTGCGTTCCTGGGTATGCTGTTTTCCAGTCTGGTGTTTAAAGAAGACCGGATGACGGTGCGCAAAGGCCTGGGGTGTGCACTGGGCGTGGTGGCTGTGATCATCCTCAATGTCAATGATCTGGGAACGGGCATGCAGGTGTCGCTGATCGGCGGGCTGCTGGTTATCGCTTCCCAGGGGGCAGGGACATTGGGAGGTGTGTATCTTAAATATATTTCTCCGGGGAAAAATGCTATATGGCTGGGGGCTGCACAGACGCTCACCGGCGGCGGCATACTGATTTTTATAGGGTTACTTGGCGGTGGGAGTCTGCATGCGGCAGACCTGGTGCAGGCGCTGGCTCCGACAGTTGCCGTTATCTTTACGTCCTGCCTGGCGTTGATTCTTTCCAATCAGCTGTACAAATACAACAATATCAGTAAAGTGGTGGTGTTCTCGCTGTTATTACCGATCTTCGGCACGGTGCTGTCGGCACTCATGCTGGGAGAATCCCTGGCATCGGCAACCCTGCTGGTGAGTCTGCTGATCAACTGTGCAGGCGTTGCACTGGTTACGATGGAAGGATCTGTGGGCTGA
- a CDS encoding glycogen/starch/alpha-glucan phosphorylase translates to MAEKRDFDKEMFKRSVVYNVKTLYRRTMEEATEQQIFQAVCYAVKDAIIDSWMSTKKEIEKTDPKTVYYMSMEFLMGRALGNNLINLTYYDEVKEALEELGCDLNVIEDEERDAALGNGGLGRLAACFLDSLATLGYPAYGCGIRYRYGMFKQKIEDGYQVEVPDNWLKNGNPFEIRRPEYATEVKFGGYVRVEYDQEKQRNYFVHEGYQSVLAVPYDMPIVGYGNNVVDTLRIWDAEAINEFHLDAFDKGDYQKAVEQENLAKTLVEVLYPNDNHYAGKELRLKQQYFFVSASVQTAVNRYKEHHGGDVRRLYEKVTFQMNDTHPTVTVAELMRILIDEENLEWEEAWEITHKCCAYTNHTIMAEALEKWPIELFSRLLPRIYQIVEEINRRFCIEIRNRYPGDQNKISKMAIIYDGQVRMAYLAIAASYSVNGVARLHTEILKHQELKDFYEMMPEKFNNKTNGITQRRFLLHANPLLAAWVTDHIGDEWITDLSKISQLKLYADDEKAQHEFMNIKYQNKVRLAKYIKENNGVDVDPRSIFDVQVKRLHEYKRQLLNILHVMYLYNQIKAHPEMDFYPRTFIFGAKAAAGYRRAKLTIKLINSVADVINHDASINGKIKVVFIEDYRVSNAEIIFAAADVSEQISTASKEASGTGNMKLMLNGALTLGTMDGANVEIVEEVGAENAFIFGMSSDEVINYELHGGYNPMDIFNSDQDIRNVLMQLINGTYAPDDPDRFREIYDSLLTDKYGTPDMYFILKDFRSYADAQKKVEAAYRDEKGWAKSAILNTASSGKFTSDRTIRQYVDEIWHLDQMHVELDYYK, encoded by the coding sequence ATGGCAGAGAAACGAGATTTTGACAAGGAAATGTTTAAACGCAGCGTCGTATATAATGTAAAAACGCTGTACCGCAGAACGATGGAGGAGGCCACGGAGCAGCAGATCTTCCAGGCTGTGTGCTATGCGGTAAAGGATGCGATCATTGATTCCTGGATGTCTACCAAGAAGGAGATCGAGAAAACCGATCCGAAGACCGTGTATTATATGTCCATGGAGTTTCTTATGGGCCGTGCCCTTGGCAACAATCTGATCAACCTGACCTATTATGATGAAGTAAAGGAAGCGCTGGAGGAGCTGGGCTGCGACCTGAATGTGATCGAAGATGAAGAGCGGGATGCGGCTCTGGGCAATGGCGGTCTGGGTCGCCTTGCCGCCTGCTTCCTGGACTCTCTGGCAACGCTGGGCTATCCGGCTTACGGCTGTGGCATCCGTTACCGTTACGGTATGTTCAAGCAGAAGATCGAGGACGGCTATCAGGTGGAAGTGCCGGATAACTGGCTGAAAAACGGTAATCCCTTTGAGATCCGCCGCCCTGAGTATGCCACCGAGGTAAAATTCGGCGGCTATGTACGGGTGGAATACGATCAGGAAAAACAGCGGAATTATTTTGTCCATGAGGGCTATCAGTCGGTGCTGGCTGTGCCTTACGACATGCCCATCGTGGGCTATGGCAACAATGTGGTGGACACGTTGCGCATCTGGGATGCGGAGGCCATCAATGAGTTCCATCTGGATGCCTTTGACAAGGGCGATTATCAGAAAGCGGTGGAGCAGGAAAATCTGGCAAAAACGCTGGTGGAAGTGCTTTATCCCAACGATAACCATTATGCCGGGAAAGAGCTTCGCCTGAAGCAGCAGTATTTCTTCGTGTCTGCCAGTGTACAGACCGCGGTAAACCGATATAAGGAGCACCATGGCGGCGATGTGCGCAGGCTGTATGAGAAGGTCACATTCCAGATGAATGACACCCATCCGACTGTGACGGTGGCCGAGCTCATGCGCATCCTCATTGATGAGGAGAATCTGGAATGGGAAGAAGCTTGGGAGATCACGCATAAATGCTGTGCTTATACCAACCATACGATCATGGCAGAGGCGCTGGAGAAATGGCCCATCGAGCTGTTCTCCCGCCTGCTTCCGAGAATTTATCAGATCGTGGAAGAGATCAACCGCCGGTTCTGCATCGAGATCCGGAACCGTTACCCGGGTGACCAGAATAAGATCAGCAAAATGGCCATCATTTATGACGGTCAGGTGCGGATGGCTTATCTGGCCATTGCAGCCAGCTACTCGGTGAACGGCGTGGCAAGACTGCACACGGAGATCCTGAAACACCAGGAGCTGAAGGATTTCTATGAGATGATGCCGGAGAAATTCAACAACAAGACCAACGGCATTACCCAGCGCCGGTTCCTGCTGCATGCAAATCCGCTGCTGGCAGCCTGGGTGACAGATCATATCGGTGACGAGTGGATCACCGACCTGTCCAAGATTTCTCAGCTGAAGCTGTATGCGGACGATGAGAAAGCCCAGCACGAGTTCATGAACATCAAGTATCAGAACAAAGTGCGCCTGGCAAAATATATCAAAGAGAACAACGGCGTAGATGTGGATCCCCGTTCCATCTTTGATGTGCAGGTGAAACGTCTGCACGAGTACAAACGGCAGCTGCTGAACATTTTACACGTGATGTATCTGTACAACCAGATCAAGGCACACCCGGAGATGGATTTCTACCCGAGAACATTTATCTTCGGTGCCAAAGCGGCAGCAGGCTATCGCCGGGCAAAGCTGACCATCAAGCTCATCAATTCCGTGGCGGATGTGATCAACCATGACGCTTCGATCAACGGAAAGATCAAGGTGGTGTTCATTGAGGACTACCGGGTTTCCAACGCGGAGATTATTTTTGCGGCGGCAGATGTGAGTGAACAGATCTCTACTGCCAGCAAGGAGGCATCCGGTACCGGCAACATGAAGCTGATGCTCAACGGTGCGTTGACGTTGGGTACCATGGATGGTGCCAATGTGGAGATCGTAGAAGAAGTAGGGGCAGAGAATGCATTTATCTTTGGTATGAGCTCTGATGAGGTGATCAATTACGAGCTGCACGGCGGCTACAATCCGATGGACATCTTCAACAGTGACCAGGATATCCGTAATGTACTGATGCAGCTCATCAACGGCACCTATGCGCCGGATGATCCGGATCGATTCCGGGAGATCTATGATTCTCTGCTGACAGACAAGTATGGCACACCGGATATGTATTTCATCCTGAAGGATTTCCGTTCCTATGCGGATGCCCAGAAGAAGGTGGAAGCGGCTTACAGAGATGAAAAGGGATGGGCGAAGAGTGCGATCCTGAACACTGCAAGCAGCGGCAAATTCACGTCTGACAGAACCATCCGGCAGTATGTGGATGAGATCTGGCATCTGGATCAGATGCATGTGGAACTGGATTATTATAAGTAA
- a CDS encoding FGGY-family carbohydrate kinase: protein MAKYYLGVDVGTFETKGVLIDEKFQVVAETGAKHGMENPKPNYFEQDAEEIWWKDFCIVSKGLIEKAGIRPEEIAAVGSDVLGCDCLPVDENCRPLRKAILYGIDARASEEIAFLNEHYGEERIRELFGHPLCSDDIAPKILWIKNNEPEVYAKTHKFLTGSSYIAAKLTGEYVIDQFLAKASFRPLYNDEAKIDEKECALFCRPDQMAEARFVHELAGHVTAKAAEETGLKEGTPVICGTGDSTSEAISVGITTPGKLMFQFGSSLFFYYCSDHLTYDHRIHGGDFTVPGTFSVSGGTNTAGTLTRWMRDTLYFDILEEQATSGREPYQVMMERVADIPAGSNGLVILPYFAGERCPINDAQAKGMIFGLTLEHTRDHIYHAALESIAYCIAQNIKVMEELNLPVANLIAVGGGTKNPVWMQIVADVIGRPVCIPKVSIGASYGEALMAALGVGDLKDFQELSSVIEPDRVILPNEENTKIYRKYCDIYDKLYTANKDLMHLL, encoded by the coding sequence ATGGCGAAATATTATTTAGGTGTAGATGTGGGAACCTTTGAGACAAAAGGGGTTCTCATCGATGAAAAGTTTCAGGTTGTTGCAGAAACGGGTGCAAAGCATGGCATGGAGAACCCGAAGCCCAATTATTTTGAGCAGGATGCAGAAGAAATCTGGTGGAAAGATTTCTGTATCGTATCCAAGGGGCTCATAGAAAAGGCCGGCATCCGGCCAGAGGAAATTGCCGCCGTAGGAAGTGATGTGCTGGGTTGTGACTGCCTGCCGGTAGATGAGAACTGCCGTCCGCTGCGCAAAGCCATTCTGTACGGCATTGATGCCCGTGCTTCTGAGGAAATTGCTTTCTTAAATGAACATTACGGAGAAGAGCGCATCAGGGAGCTGTTTGGCCATCCGCTCTGCTCTGACGACATTGCCCCCAAAATTCTGTGGATTAAGAACAACGAGCCGGAGGTTTATGCCAAAACCCACAAGTTTCTGACCGGCTCTTCCTATATTGCCGCCAAGCTCACAGGAGAATATGTCATTGACCAGTTTCTGGCAAAGGCTTCCTTCCGTCCGCTCTACAACGATGAGGCAAAGATCGATGAGAAGGAATGTGCACTGTTCTGCCGCCCGGACCAGATGGCAGAAGCCCGTTTTGTGCACGAGCTTGCCGGACATGTAACTGCCAAAGCCGCAGAAGAAACCGGTTTAAAGGAAGGCACCCCTGTTATCTGCGGCACCGGTGATTCCACCTCTGAGGCCATCAGCGTAGGCATCACCACTCCGGGAAAGCTGATGTTCCAGTTCGGATCCTCTCTTTTCTTCTATTACTGTTCCGATCATCTGACCTATGATCACCGGATCCATGGCGGGGATTTCACCGTTCCGGGCACATTCAGCGTCTCCGGCGGCACCAACACCGCAGGCACCCTGACCCGCTGGATGCGTGACACCCTCTACTTTGACATTCTGGAGGAGCAGGCAACATCCGGCAGAGAGCCCTATCAGGTCATGATGGAGCGAGTGGCGGATATCCCGGCCGGCAGCAATGGTCTGGTCATCCTGCCTTATTTTGCAGGGGAGCGATGCCCCATCAACGATGCCCAGGCAAAGGGCATGATCTTCGGCCTAACACTGGAACACACAAGAGATCATATTTATCACGCCGCACTAGAGAGCATTGCTTATTGCATCGCCCAGAACATCAAGGTCATGGAAGAGTTAAACCTGCCGGTAGCGAACCTGATCGCGGTGGGCGGCGGTACAAAGAACCCGGTATGGATGCAGATCGTGGCAGATGTCATCGGCCGCCCGGTATGCATTCCGAAGGTCAGCATCGGTGCCAGCTATGGAGAAGCCCTGATGGCCGCTCTCGGCGTAGGTGACCTGAAGGACTTCCAGGAACTCAGCTCCGTAATCGAGCCAGATCGGGTGATCCTGCCAAACGAGGAAAATACAAAGATTTACAGAAAATACTGCGATATTTATGACAAACTGTATACAGCGAACAAAGATCTGATGCATCTGCTGTAA
- a CDS encoding DeoR/GlpR family DNA-binding transcription regulator produces MIRAERFNLITNLSNEKDVITLEELAERLNVSVATVRRDVEELCAQGIVDKTRGGIIFRNKKQDTEPSLQLRSYSNLEEKKRIAQAALRYVEPNSYYMFDSGSTVGQMIRLIPMDFPVSIVTYDLSYITDLNALKNADVFILGGKLRRGQMACHGPSAEQWLDQMNAEIAFIGADSIDLNKGIMGYNTNDVPLKQKMIANSARTILLCDHSKFESHGFISIHGFDKIDLIITDTGTDPEIIRKIREKGVDVEVV; encoded by the coding sequence ATGATTCGTGCAGAACGTTTTAATTTAATTACTAATTTATCCAATGAAAAAGATGTGATCACTCTGGAGGAGCTGGCCGAGCGGCTGAATGTCTCCGTAGCCACCGTCCGCCGGGATGTGGAGGAGCTGTGCGCCCAGGGCATCGTCGATAAGACCCGGGGCGGCATCATCTTCCGCAATAAGAAGCAGGATACAGAGCCCTCGCTCCAGCTGCGTTCTTATTCCAATCTTGAAGAGAAAAAACGCATTGCACAGGCGGCCCTCCGTTATGTAGAGCCCAATTCCTATTACATGTTCGACTCCGGCTCCACCGTAGGACAGATGATCCGGCTGATCCCCATGGATTTTCCCGTATCCATTGTCACCTACGATCTGAGCTACATCACAGATCTGAATGCCCTGAAAAATGCAGACGTCTTCATTCTCGGCGGCAAGCTCCGCCGGGGACAGATGGCCTGCCATGGCCCCAGCGCCGAACAGTGGCTGGATCAGATGAACGCCGAAATTGCCTTCATAGGCGCTGACTCCATCGACTTAAACAAAGGCATCATGGGATACAATACCAACGATGTTCCGCTGAAACAGAAGATGATCGCCAACTCTGCCAGAACCATCCTTCTGTGTGATCACAGCAAGTTCGAGAGCCACGGTTTCATCAGCATCCACGGCTTTGATAAGATCGATCTGATCATTACCGACACCGGAACTGATCCTGAAATCATCCGTAAAATCCGGGAAAAAGGGGTAGACGTTGAAGTTGTATAA
- a CDS encoding HAD family hydrolase, whose amino-acid sequence MFFFDIDGTIARNDQPPSQETTEAIRMARANGHKAFICTARTICDVYDSLFEVGFDGIIAGAGAQIIIGGKEIYHHYIPEDVLIRTVEGFYAHNFSGVLEGTDQIYFVPGEVELTGDFPHLKGIEDVSRDLKIEKFTIHTFDYAHIWRVVRQMPELLDWYDMYANNSGSFGEFVWKGIDKASGIRRVAEYYGASMEDTIAFGDSMNDAAAIDAAGTGVVMGDSPDELKEMADLVTGTLEEEGIARALQKLHLIKKQEN is encoded by the coding sequence ATCTTTTTTTTTGATATTGACGGGACGATTGCCCGGAATGATCAGCCGCCGTCACAGGAGACAACAGAGGCGATCCGCATGGCCAGAGCCAACGGTCATAAGGCGTTTATCTGTACAGCCCGGACGATCTGCGATGTGTATGACAGTCTGTTTGAGGTGGGCTTTGACGGCATAATCGCGGGAGCCGGGGCACAGATCATCATCGGCGGGAAAGAGATTTATCATCATTATATTCCGGAGGACGTGCTGATCCGCACGGTGGAAGGCTTTTATGCCCATAACTTTTCCGGTGTGCTGGAAGGGACAGATCAGATATATTTTGTGCCGGGAGAAGTAGAACTGACAGGAGATTTTCCTCACCTGAAAGGGATTGAAGATGTGAGCAGAGATCTGAAAATTGAGAAATTTACGATTCACACCTTCGACTATGCACATATTTGGCGGGTCGTCCGGCAGATGCCGGAGCTGTTGGACTGGTATGACATGTATGCCAACAACAGTGGCAGCTTTGGGGAGTTTGTGTGGAAAGGCATCGACAAAGCTTCCGGTATCCGCAGAGTGGCAGAATATTATGGTGCTTCCATGGAAGATACCATTGCCTTTGGGGATAGCATGAATGATGCGGCGGCCATTGATGCGGCAGGGACTGGTGTGGTTATGGGAGATTCACCGGACGAATTGAAGGAAATGGCAGATCTGGTTACCGGGACTCTGGAGGAAGAAGGTATTGCCCGGGCGCTTCAAAAGCTGCATCTGATAAAGAAACAGGAAAATTGA
- a CDS encoding amino acid ABC transporter permease, with protein sequence MNFPTTFFGWVAFLAEKYGPDFMRGLGVTLQLATIGTVLGCVLGFVVGMVRSVDIDKHSSVVSQTILRILKAIIAVYVEVIRGTPLMVQATVIYYGTMSIWGLDIPSFSAGILALSLHIGAYFSESVRGAIGGIDKGQMEGGQAIGMSYLQIMLHVIIPQAFRNLIPQIGNTYVSAIKDTSVLNVIAVTELYFTARTVTGTYYKFFETYCIVSVIYFVCTFVISRLLKLLEKFMAGSSNYELITESEEEVSK encoded by the coding sequence ATGAATTTCCCTACAACCTTTTTTGGATGGGTAGCGTTTCTGGCTGAGAAATACGGGCCGGATTTTATGAGAGGCCTTGGCGTGACACTGCAGCTGGCGACGATCGGAACGGTCCTCGGATGTGTGCTTGGTTTCGTGGTCGGCATGGTGCGAAGCGTTGATATTGATAAACATTCTTCAGTCGTGTCACAGACCATCCTCCGCATCCTCAAGGCAATCATCGCCGTTTATGTGGAGGTGATCCGTGGCACACCACTGATGGTACAGGCAACGGTCATTTATTATGGAACCATGTCTATCTGGGGGCTGGATATTCCGTCCTTCTCCGCTGGTATCCTGGCACTGTCCCTGCACATCGGTGCTTACTTTTCGGAATCTGTGCGAGGCGCCATCGGCGGTATCGACAAGGGACAGATGGAAGGCGGACAGGCTATCGGCATGAGTTATCTGCAGATCATGCTGCATGTCATCATCCCGCAGGCGTTCCGGAACCTGATCCCGCAGATCGGCAACACATATGTATCTGCCATCAAGGATACTTCCGTATTAAACGTTATCGCTGTTACCGAGCTGTATTTCACAGCCCGTACTGTAACCGGAACTTACTACAAGTTCTTTGAGACCTACTGCATCGTCAGCGTGATCTATTTCGTATGTACGTTTGTCATTTCCCGTCTGCTGAAGCTGCTTGAGAAGTTTATGGCAGGCTCCAGCAATTACGAGCTGATCACAGAATCCGAGGAAGAGGTGAGCAAATAA